A region of the Marmota flaviventris isolate mMarFla1 chromosome 3, mMarFla1.hap1, whole genome shotgun sequence genome:
aaaatgagaaaaacaggcATGAACTAACTATGCCGTTATGCCCGAGAGTCAGCAAAGGCAAGACCAGGTTCCACTGGTGAGGACATAAGGGTAGGCAGTCACCAGGGTATCCACAGCTGTGTGTGAGTCACATCTGGCTGAGGCAGATATGAGATCGTCATACAGCGTGGAAGGGAGATTTGGGATTTTAAAACAGCAAACAATTGGAAACCTTGAGGAATTAAAATTAATGCAAAACTAATGTGGATTAAGGCATCATGAAACCTAGAAGAGAGGCTGATTCTTCAAAGTGGGGCAAAAGGAGCCAAGAACTCCAAGTATTCCATCATGGTATTCCAATGGCATGGTTTCTGAATGTCAGAGGGAGAAAAATATGATGTGAAGAGAACTGGAGCCAAAAAGAGTATTGACAATTTTAACAGAGGGTGGAATTGTGCCGTATTTACAAACACTAAACGTAAGAGGCAAAGATCTGTTTGAATACCGACTCTGTGGTTACTGgctgggttgtgtgtgtgtgtgtacaagtgTGCGAGCCCTTCTCTTAAGGTCTCTGGGTCTGAAAGTCTTCTTTGGTAAAATAAAGGACTTAACTACAATCTGAATAGTGGTTTAAAGCTTTAAAATTCTAGGAAATTAAAACTTGGGAGAGGAGAATACAGGCCTCTTAGGAAATGAAAGGCCTAGAGTAACATTCTTTTGCTGGAAAGGGGAGATAGTGACTTCAACCCAGCTGTTAGACCCATAGCCACTCAGCCCCCACCTGCCCTGCACCTAAACCCACAACCCAGAAGGACACGGTTTGGTCTCAGAACATTCCATCCCTTGGATTATTTGATGATGTCTCTGTCTCCTACCATCCTGACAAGGTACAGCTTTCTAAAAGTAGAGAAAATCCTTTCCAAGAAAACAAACACTCAAAGAACCGTTCCATTCTGTTACCTGTTTGGATTACATAATGACTATGAGGTTGAAACTTTCATACTGACACACCAAAAAGAACTCTGGGCTCATGGAAGCCAAACTGTCTTTTTTCTCCACCAAAGTTCTGAAAACATCTTCATGTTCCTAAAAAGCTATTTGCCAGTGCCCACTGGAATGGCAACAAAAAACTGCCTCATCTCTGCTTGGAACAGAAACTCAGATCAGAAGTTTTAACTCTGTGGGGATATAAATCCTATATATGATATTcttcaacaaaaataataatagtaacaattatCTTTACCAATGCCACACTGTCCTCTATAGAAAGAGAATACTGAATATTTTTGTAGGCtgtgttaaggttaatttagaCAAGTTTACattttacgttttttttttttttttgtcccactGCATATAAAATAGGGCTATTGATAATTGGTAACTGGCATCAGAACAGCCATCAAGTAAAAACGTAAACCCCTTCCCCATCCACCCCTCATGCCAGTTATTATGGGCTTTCCCTCCAGGAGAGTTCAGGGGAAAAAAACCACCTACTCATGTTGACTAGAATCCCAAAGAGCCCACGCTAATTAAGGTATCCATACTCTTCCAACTGAGGCAGGAATAAAAAGGCCAGGTTCCTTTTATAGCCTGCTAACTTGTTCATCTGGATCGGTGCAGAAATATTTACCTCCTATAATCACTGTACTTTGCTCATTCAATCCTTGTGAAGATGAAAGGAGATAATGCACGTAAAGTGCCAAGAACCGGGTGCACAAGGAACTTAATAAACAAATGAGCCTAgaaattgtaaaaacaaaacaaaaaaaagagtgtCTCTTGACACTTATCAGCTTACTTGAAATAGGAAGGATTAAAGCATAACGCAATCAGTTCCACAGCATACTCTAGAGAAATCTAGGTTGCCCTCTAACTTTAAGTCACGTCACTTGCCAGCAATAATGCAGAATTTTCACAACTCCACAGTACTCAGGCCCTGCTACTGCCTCCTCACTCCCAGTAACTGAGAAGTGGTAGAGTTTTAAACAATCAGAACAGAAACGCCAagaaagacctttaaagaaattCCTCAAAGCCCTTTGGCACTGATCATGTGGAAGTTTTGCCAGAAGTCAAATATCCAACACTAGACAAACTTTGCCAGAGTGTATGTGtgctgggggagggagagaggatgtGAAAAAAAGCACAGAATCTAAAGATCCGAATGAAAACGATACATCCCATAATAAGACCAGACCCTAAAAGTCCAGCTCGGCTCTTTAGATATGCATAGTATGTTTTCCTTCCAGGCATAAAACTGTTTTGTGATTTTAAAGATCTTCATAAAAATAAGGTAAGATATGCAATAAGCAAGTTCTACTATAATTTGTAACTGAATTTTCTGTTCATTCGGGGTACACATGTGACATACCAGGTTGACTTTTCTAATGCCCACACCCTAGTATGTAACTATGCAGGCAACATTTAAAAGATGGCAAGTGAATAATATCTGCACTCCAGAAAAGATGATACCTTTGCAACAGTCTCGAGACTGTGTAGCAAAAACATAAAGTGGCCacaaaagttttgatttttatttagtgttagCCTACTCAATTTGTAAAAAACCCGGCCATAAGACAATTTTGGAAGCATTCGAACCAGGTTTTGGAAAAAAGGCATCAGTACGAGGCTGCTTAGCAATTCTAAACCATGCTTTCCATAATATAAAGGGCGGATGAAGCCCTTAACTTCAGAGAAGGGGAGGTTACATTCTACCCCTTGCTGAgtacttggcttatttcacttgataaAAAGTTTTTATGACAACCCCTGTTAATTACCACAAAAGTTATACATTCTCTGCAACTCAAAGGAAAAAGTGCAACTGGCAAAAGTcaggtttttctttatttaatacatTCTAATCAAATAGTAACAGCAGTAAATAAACACTTTGAAAAACAGGCAGGTATCCCCCTATATCTGGAAGAAAATTAAGTCAAGGTATTCTACACAGTAGAAGGGAGACAACTGCTGATGTCCGTGGTTAGACAATTCAAGGACTGGGAAATTTCTAAAGCCATTTCCAAAAAAATCAATGGCAACAGTTTGGGGCACATCTACTTCAAAGGGTAAAATGTCTATATCTACACTAGTTTTTATTAACAGAGATTGAGTTGCACCTGTAGAGCATGACATTCTTGTCTTTAGccttaaaggaaaagagaaagtctTTTCCATTTGCACCAGtttgaaatatttctgaaataaggCTCCCTTGAAATGGGTTACTACAGTACTCATTCACAGGAGAGTTCATACCTGTAGTAAAAAGACAAATACAGGATCTcatggtcactttttttttttggttgatttgGTTAATTGCATAAAATGAGGGATAAATACTCACAAGCATGATGTGTTCGACAAAACTACGTACATCAGAATGCAACATATAAAATGTCCTTAAAGATACTGATCATCAGGCGTATAAACTCAAGGTAAGCCTGCATCAGCTTGGTTCCTTTTGCTTCTTCAGTACTCCACTGGAGCTCTTTGTTACTGGCGCTTGGAGCTCGGACCTAACGCAAAGGAACTTCAGAAAGACAAGGCATTCTGATAAAATGCTCCCTCAGCCTTTTCTTGGggcattttatttcttagttaaaAGGATCAACTGATCTTGGTCAGCCTTAGGAAAGGAAGCATCACTCAGGTGAAAAGATCTAGGGGAATTTTAAATACCTAGCTACCTCTTTACACATTTAAATTAGGTTGACTTCAGCTGTTTTTAGAATTCTGTGCAGTTATCCAGTCGCTCAAGTTTTGGTGTTGTCTTACATAGCTGCATTTGGAGATACTCtatatgatgatgtttagaaaaacagaaacactTATACCTGGAATTTATATTCTTCCAAGTAATCTTTTAGTCTTGTTGGTAAAGGCAGTCCCCAGACGGTACCGGTACATTTGTTAATGGTGAGTCGACAGAGATGCTGAAGAGATGGTGCAGATGTGTAGAGCGGTTTGGTCAGATAGAGGTGAACAGTCCCATTCCGGGGGGCTTCTGGGCCCGACCGCTTATCCTTGCACATCTGAACATAGTAGTCAATCAGATGAACCACACTGTCAAATTGCTTAAGCTTGGACTTGACACATATGATAGAATCCAATCTGAATTTCCCATCTTGGTACTCAATTCGCAGATTAGTTGGTCCAGCTGACGTTTTAACAGATATTGTTAGTAGGTAGTCTGAATGCGAACTATCTCTAATCAAGAAAGTTCCTTCTGGCGcctcttttaatttctctttggcTTCATTAACAGTCATACTTCCCCAGTACCATCCTGGGGTTtttgttcaaaaagaaaaagaaaagagggtaaaatagttattataagaatttttagAATAGGGGACGTACTTGCCAGTAATGTTTctagctctaaaaaaaaaaaaaaaaatacgtgtGAGTGGAAGTTTACCAGGGGCTACCACAAATACCTTTGGTAGGAATTTAATGAAAATGTGAGTCCGTTTTATTTTATGAACACAAACTGTGAGCCAgtgttatttcttttcaaaataactttctgTAGTTGTCCTTTAAACTATGTTAAGATTTTCTTCTAATAAGCCAAAAAAACATTTGCAGTATGACTCACTGGCTGACAGAGCATGATGAGTTGATTACTGTTTCATTGAAACaaagattagaaataaattaGATATTAGCTATaaaagccatatttttaaaaagtggaaaaccCAACTCCAGTAATTCCAATAGACTAAAATCAGAAGCAAGTTTTTTGAATGGTTGGTGCCACCCCTATACTCTCCCCCAAAAAATCTCCTAAATGGCTGCACCCCTTGTTCAAAGCCCTCAAAAGCActactatttacttattttaaaagtacagcTATCCTGCAATAGCTTTTGCTTGCTGCTCTGATTACAACTATCTCATCAGTCATTGAGAAATGGGAAGTCCCAATTGATACTTCAGGTTTATAATCTTCTCTAAACTCTTGTGGACTTTGCCCGGATTCAAATTCAGTCACAACCGTTGGTCTCCTCCGCATTCTCCATTTGATCTGTTTCGGCCATCTCCCCGGCCCATCCCGTTTTCAAAAATGACTCAAAGACATTTTGCATTTAAGAAGTTTGAATAATGTGCTTCCCCCGCCCCCgtcaaaaaatattattattttttaaaccaggaTACTTGTAATCGGCGGGTCTCTCCGGCCAAGGGAAAGCCCATGACCCGTAGGGAAAGACCGGAACACGAAGGGAGGGAATTTTTCCCTCTGTCCCCCGCCCCTGGCCTATTGCTATCCAAAACTTAAACTGTGCCTCAAACGTAAGATTTTAGGATCCAGATTTTAAAAGCCTGAATAACttgcacatattttttaaaaatgtcttgtaGATG
Encoded here:
- the Socs2 gene encoding suppressor of cytokine signaling 2 isoform X1 is translated as MTLRCLEPSGNGADGTRSQWGTAGSAEEPAPEAARLAKALRELGQTGWYWGSMTVNEAKEKLKEAPEGTFLIRDSSHSDYLLTISVKTSAGPTNLRIEYQDGKFRLDSIICVKSKLKQFDSVVHLIDYYVQMCKDKRSGPEAPRNGTVHLYLTKPLYTSAPSLQHLCRLTINKCTGTVWGLPLPTRLKDYLEEYKFQTACGAGS
- the Socs2 gene encoding suppressor of cytokine signaling 2 isoform X2, which encodes MTLRCLEPSGNGADGTRSQWGTAGSAEEPAPEAARLAKALRELGQTGWYWGSMTVNEAKEKLKEAPEGTFLIRDSSHSDYLLTISVKTSAGPTNLRIEYQDGKFRLDSIICVKSKLKQFDSVVHLIDYYVQMCKDKRSGPEAPRNGTVHLYLTKPLYTSAPSLQHLCRLTINKCTGTVWGLPLPTRLKDYLEEYKFQV